One Streptomyces sp. R28 DNA window includes the following coding sequences:
- a CDS encoding thioester reductase domain-containing protein, which translates to MREMKDNVPTAADQRATAEAIERGGVGLTVTDLLAKVTESAEPAARADAAEPTAARGSGPGTASPVHSGPPRDVDALARAVAAVAGRHVPAGQLAPDADFFDAGGTSVNAVELVSALEEELGLSVDLDEVFADARPISLARRALESTGSATAVPQTQRPPDAVPAVTRAVRVPPAAALPLTAPSDSTARPEDLTQVLADLALADRLPFTASPDPLPPRRVLLTGATGFLGSHMLLDLLRHSDAHVYCLVRAADEEAAVARLGEALKSYALPWSSEIRRRITVLPGDIRHPRLGLTEDLWNTLAHEVDSIVAVAAAVDFLRGYQSLRTSNVLGALTLAELAATGRPKPLHHISSIAVFNEVGIPAMGEDDPLAHIDRLVAGYDQTKWAAEVALRRARDHGLVVTALRPGGIGGHTKTGAYNPQDLSSGLISAFGRFRTVPAFRYLNAAPVDWVSRVAVAVICEPDAWGFDYNLTGVPNTLDDVVSDMALGGMHVRVQDWDEWRTDALARLQADPIPELGFLNRVLQSPTALKLCEATLKGPAATADRTTALVRALGLPPASRYDARAQLKTFESLAHDGLARLPHKDDQPYLWFTETTEGTVAPVAATPAAPTGAPAAPATPCSPCAMSLTLSIASMHQLVTDRRVDVRGVVTCPALHPEPLNVERGDIWIRPEEGIPHRHGLRHQLLRYRLELTDTDGGRWWLEGHKYARARRDLWRQTRALTVELGREGEPASLAGEVVVPADSYVRDQIDGIKVDPRLTSQEKRAAKLTWLAWFGLEMGRGLLGPFARAAADLLDLRRTTNPTEHHR; encoded by the coding sequence ATGCGTGAGATGAAGGACAACGTGCCGACAGCCGCCGATCAGCGGGCGACCGCGGAGGCGATCGAGCGGGGCGGCGTCGGTCTGACCGTGACCGACCTCCTGGCCAAGGTCACGGAGTCGGCCGAGCCGGCCGCGCGAGCGGATGCCGCGGAACCTACGGCGGCCCGCGGGAGCGGACCGGGCACGGCTTCGCCCGTCCACAGCGGCCCGCCCCGCGACGTGGACGCCCTCGCCCGCGCCGTCGCAGCCGTGGCGGGCCGGCACGTCCCCGCAGGACAACTGGCGCCCGACGCCGACTTCTTCGACGCCGGCGGCACCTCCGTGAACGCGGTGGAGCTCGTCTCGGCGCTGGAGGAAGAGCTGGGCCTGTCGGTCGACCTGGACGAGGTGTTCGCCGACGCCAGGCCGATCAGCTTGGCCAGGCGCGCGCTGGAGAGCACGGGATCCGCGACGGCCGTACCGCAAACGCAGCGCCCCCCGGACGCTGTCCCCGCGGTGACGCGGGCGGTGCGGGTTCCGCCGGCGGCCGCCCTGCCCCTCACCGCCCCGTCGGATTCCACGGCCCGCCCCGAAGACCTCACCCAGGTCCTCGCCGACCTGGCCCTCGCCGACCGCCTCCCCTTCACCGCCTCGCCCGACCCCCTGCCGCCCCGCCGCGTCCTGCTGACCGGCGCCACCGGCTTCCTCGGCAGCCACATGCTCCTGGACCTGCTGCGCCACAGCGACGCCCACGTGTACTGCCTGGTCCGGGCCGCCGACGAGGAGGCGGCCGTGGCCCGGCTCGGCGAGGCGCTCAAGAGCTACGCGCTGCCCTGGTCGTCGGAGATCCGCCGCCGCATCACCGTGCTGCCCGGCGACATCCGCCACCCCCGGCTGGGCCTCACCGAGGACCTCTGGAACACCCTCGCCCACGAAGTGGACAGCATCGTCGCGGTGGCGGCCGCCGTGGACTTCCTGCGCGGCTACCAGTCCCTGCGCACCAGCAACGTCCTCGGCGCCCTCACCCTCGCAGAACTCGCCGCGACCGGCCGTCCCAAGCCCCTGCACCACATCTCCTCCATCGCGGTGTTCAACGAGGTCGGCATCCCCGCCATGGGCGAGGACGACCCCCTCGCCCACATCGACCGCCTCGTCGCCGGCTACGACCAGACGAAGTGGGCCGCCGAAGTGGCCCTGCGCCGCGCCCGCGACCACGGCCTGGTCGTCACGGCCCTGCGTCCGGGCGGCATCGGCGGTCACACGAAGACCGGCGCCTACAACCCCCAGGACCTGAGCAGCGGCCTCATCTCGGCCTTCGGCCGCTTCCGCACGGTCCCCGCCTTCCGCTACCTCAACGCCGCCCCCGTCGACTGGGTGAGCCGTGTGGCGGTCGCCGTCATCTGCGAACCCGACGCCTGGGGCTTCGACTACAACCTCACCGGCGTCCCCAACACCCTCGACGACGTCGTAAGCGACATGGCCCTCGGCGGCATGCACGTCCGCGTACAGGACTGGGACGAGTGGCGCACCGACGCCCTGGCCCGCCTCCAGGCCGACCCGATCCCCGAACTGGGCTTCCTGAACCGCGTGTTGCAGAGCCCCACCGCCCTGAAACTCTGCGAGGCGACCTTGAAGGGCCCGGCCGCCACGGCCGACCGCACCACCGCACTCGTCCGGGCCCTCGGCCTTCCCCCGGCCTCCCGCTACGACGCCCGAGCCCAGCTGAAGACCTTCGAAAGCCTCGCCCACGACGGCCTGGCCCGCCTCCCGCACAAGGACGACCAGCCCTACCTGTGGTTCACCGAGACCACCGAAGGCACCGTCGCCCCTGTCGCCGCCACCCCCGCCGCGCCTACTGGCGCCCCCGCTGCTCCCGCCACCCCCTGCAGTCCCTGCGCGATGTCCCTCACCCTCTCCATCGCGAGCATGCACCAGCTGGTGACGGACCGCCGCGTCGACGTCCGAGGCGTGGTCACCTGCCCGGCCCTGCACCCCGAGCCGCTCAACGTGGAACGCGGTGACATCTGGATCCGCCCCGAGGAAGGCATCCCGCACCGGCACGGCCTGCGTCACCAACTCCTGCGCTACCGCCTGGAGTTGACGGACACCGACGGCGGCCGCTGGTGGCTGGAGGGCCACAAGTACGCCCGCGCCCGCCGCGACCTCTGGCGCCAGACCCGCGCCCTGACCGTGGAGCTCGGCCGTGAGGGCGAACCGGCGAGCCTGGCCGGCGAGGTCGTCGTCCCCGCCGACTCCTACGTACGCGACCAGATCGACGGCATCAAGGTCGACCCGCGCCTGACCAGCCAGGAGAAGCGTGCCGCCAAGCTCACCTGGCTCGCCTGGTTCGGCCTGGAGATGGGCCGCGGTCTGCTCGGCCCCTTCGCCCGCGCCGCCGCGGACCTGCTCGACCTGCGCCGCACCACGAACCCCACGGAGCACCACCGATGA
- a CDS encoding lipoprotein: protein MLVGAGHVRRRLAQVALLAGVLTGCSGAAESDETKTSASAAASADAAEDSVTAVKSGGTIGAAGSACELPVTFDIAEDWEAEAIDTGAAEEKAADSGDGSGDSGKDELAQEIADALLYQGPVAAACEVDAKPAGNIGFLRVWTGKPSDVDAHSVLEAFLAAENGTSKAKYSTFKAGDLAGVEVKYLYTSKLLEETKEESAIAVATKKGPVVIHLGGLDTDEHRAMLPAYELAKRTLRTT from the coding sequence ATGCTGGTGGGGGCGGGACATGTACGGCGCAGGCTGGCCCAGGTGGCTTTGCTGGCCGGGGTGCTGACGGGCTGTTCGGGGGCTGCGGAGAGCGACGAGACGAAGACCTCGGCGAGCGCCGCGGCGTCGGCCGACGCGGCGGAGGACAGCGTTACGGCGGTGAAGAGCGGGGGCACCATCGGCGCCGCGGGGTCGGCCTGTGAGCTGCCCGTCACGTTCGACATCGCCGAGGACTGGGAGGCGGAGGCCATCGACACCGGGGCGGCCGAGGAGAAGGCGGCTGACAGCGGTGACGGCTCCGGCGATTCCGGGAAGGACGAGCTGGCACAGGAGATCGCCGACGCGCTCCTGTACCAGGGCCCGGTCGCTGCCGCCTGTGAGGTCGACGCCAAGCCGGCGGGGAACATCGGCTTCCTCCGCGTCTGGACGGGCAAGCCGAGTGACGTGGACGCACACTCCGTGCTGGAGGCCTTCCTCGCGGCGGAGAACGGCACGAGCAAGGCGAAGTACAGCACCTTCAAGGCGGGCGACCTCGCGGGTGTCGAGGTGAAGTACCTCTACACCAGCAAGCTCCTGGAGGAGACGAAGGAGGAGTCGGCCATAGCCGTCGCCACCAAGAAGGGTCCGGTCGTCATACACCTCGGCGGACTGGACACTGACGAGCACCGGGCGATGCTGCCGGCGTACGAACTCGCCAAGCGGACCCTGCGCACCACCTGA
- a CDS encoding alpha/beta fold hydrolase: MPQLEVDGATLTYDDEGPRDGDGVPLVFVHGWTANRHRWDHQVAHFAERRRVVRLDLRGHGESSGSGVRTIDELAKDVVALLDHLKIERFVIIGHSMGGMTAQTIALAHPERIERMVLVDSIGKMAYSRGRALLMAASTLAPFKLFVAANIRRAFAPGYPREEVRAAIRASAETPREVVMTLYGAMRAFDVLDRVGEIAAPTLIVHGYHDIQLPVAQMLRMAKAYPDAVVRILDAGHELPVEKPAELTLALDRFLADRG, translated from the coding sequence ATGCCGCAGCTCGAAGTCGACGGCGCGACCCTGACGTACGACGACGAGGGCCCCCGCGACGGTGACGGTGTGCCCCTGGTGTTCGTCCACGGCTGGACGGCGAACCGTCACCGCTGGGACCACCAGGTGGCCCACTTCGCCGAGCGGCGCCGCGTCGTCCGCCTCGACCTGCGCGGGCACGGCGAGAGCAGCGGATCGGGGGTGCGCACGATCGACGAGCTGGCCAAGGACGTCGTCGCCCTCCTCGATCACCTGAAGATCGAACGGTTCGTGATCATCGGTCACTCCATGGGCGGCATGACCGCGCAGACCATCGCCCTCGCCCACCCGGAGCGGATCGAGCGCATGGTGCTGGTGGACTCCATCGGCAAGATGGCCTACAGCCGGGGCCGCGCCCTGCTGATGGCCGCCTCGACGCTCGCCCCCTTCAAGCTGTTCGTCGCCGCCAACATCCGGCGCGCCTTCGCGCCCGGGTACCCGCGCGAGGAGGTCCGCGCGGCCATCCGCGCCTCCGCCGAGACTCCCCGCGAGGTCGTCATGACGCTCTACGGCGCCATGCGCGCCTTCGACGTACTGGACCGGGTCGGCGAGATAGCCGCGCCCACCCTCATAGTCCACGGCTATCACGACATCCAGCTGCCGGTCGCCCAGATGCTGCGGATGGCCAAGGCCTACCCGGACGCGGTGGTCCGCATCCTGGACGCCGGCCACGAACTGCCGGTGGAGAAGCCGGCGGAACTGACGCTGGCGCTCGACCGCTTCCTCGCCGACCGCGGATAG
- a CDS encoding SRPBCC family protein produces the protein MSEIVDELNRLHRQVGVRQVEAGEARTVLLRRTYDAEVADVWDAVTSAERIGRWFLPVSGEFKVGGRYQLEGQAGGEILRCEEPTLLRVSWLYGPDPGFSEVEVRLTPEGEERTVLELEHVAVVPPDFWGRFGPGAVGVGWDGALLGLGMHLAGGGMSREEAEAWQLSDEGKEYATRSGRLWGEAYAASGADEETVAATTAATIAFYTGAESDAGQS, from the coding sequence ATGAGTGAGATCGTCGACGAGTTGAACCGCCTGCACCGCCAGGTCGGTGTACGGCAGGTCGAGGCGGGCGAGGCCCGCACCGTGCTGCTGCGGCGCACCTACGACGCCGAGGTCGCCGATGTGTGGGACGCGGTGACGTCGGCCGAGCGGATCGGCCGCTGGTTCCTGCCGGTGAGCGGGGAGTTCAAGGTGGGCGGGCGATACCAGCTGGAGGGCCAGGCCGGCGGGGAGATCCTGCGGTGCGAGGAGCCGACACTGCTGCGGGTCAGTTGGTTGTACGGGCCCGATCCCGGCTTCAGCGAGGTCGAGGTGCGGCTCACGCCGGAGGGCGAGGAGCGGACGGTGCTGGAGCTGGAGCACGTGGCCGTGGTGCCGCCCGACTTCTGGGGCAGGTTCGGGCCGGGCGCCGTGGGCGTCGGCTGGGACGGGGCGTTGCTCGGCCTCGGCATGCACCTCGCCGGTGGCGGGATGAGCAGGGAGGAGGCCGAGGCCTGGCAGCTCTCGGACGAAGGCAAGGAGTACGCGACGCGATCGGGTCGGCTGTGGGGAGAGGCCTACGCCGCCTCGGGGGCCGATGAGGAGACTGTGGCGGCCACGACGGCGGCGACGATCGCGTTCTACACCGGAGCGGAGAGCGACGCCGGACAGTCGTAG
- a CDS encoding maleylpyruvate isomerase family mycothiol-dependent enzyme gives MTSPTFDRYCDEIVTQTERLTAHVRGADMMAPVLSCPGWNLGQLLRHVGGDHRWAEEVVRTRATAPIPDDLVNDPTAYPDEDESFLVPWLLEGAASLSAALRAAGPDALAWNPSDEQSAPVTFWARRMTYETAVHRADAALAAGTEFSLERDLAVDAVEEWLEYSTFPEAFEPRPDLPDLLGPDRTLHFDATGAGQWLVDLTGKSPVWRAGADNATATARGPATDLLLYFYRRPAPTIETHGDTALLDLWLTRAGFWLEV, from the coding sequence ATGACCTCGCCGACCTTCGACCGCTACTGCGACGAGATCGTCACCCAGACCGAACGGCTCACCGCTCACGTGCGGGGCGCGGACATGATGGCCCCGGTGCTCTCCTGCCCCGGCTGGAATCTCGGCCAGCTCCTGCGGCACGTCGGCGGCGACCACCGCTGGGCGGAGGAGGTCGTACGGACCCGGGCCACGGCCCCGATCCCCGACGACCTGGTGAACGACCCGACCGCGTACCCCGACGAGGACGAGTCGTTCCTGGTCCCGTGGCTCCTCGAAGGCGCCGCAAGTCTCAGCGCCGCCCTCCGCGCCGCCGGGCCCGACGCACTGGCGTGGAACCCTTCCGACGAGCAGTCCGCGCCGGTGACGTTCTGGGCGCGCCGCATGACGTACGAGACGGCCGTGCACCGCGCCGACGCGGCCCTGGCTGCCGGAACGGAGTTCTCGCTGGAGCGCGACCTCGCCGTCGACGCGGTGGAGGAGTGGCTGGAGTACTCGACCTTCCCCGAGGCGTTCGAGCCCCGGCCGGACCTGCCCGACCTGCTCGGCCCCGACCGTACCCTCCACTTCGACGCGACCGGTGCCGGACAATGGCTCGTCGACCTCACGGGCAAGAGCCCCGTCTGGCGCGCGGGGGCCGACAACGCCACCGCGACCGCACGCGGCCCGGCGACGGACCTGCTCCTGTACTTCTACCGCCGCCCCGCGCCCACCATCGAGACACACGGCGACACAGCACTCCTCGACCTCTGGCTGACCCGCGCGGGCTTCTGGCTGGAGGTGTGA
- a CDS encoding alpha/beta hydrolase, whose translation MIFRTTNPRTAGPALRRVRTTTPLRPLRHRLDPATVEEIPFHTTDGVRLGLTRIDTGDRAPARDRPAVLLLHGHTASADMFLLPETRNLVDVLLDEGYEPWLLDWRGSCRLPYNETGRRYTYDDVALYDIPEAVRHIRTRIGDRPLSVVAHCIGSLALSMSMTAGLVPGLAGVVSQGVFLTPKLAGRTSLRMTLAGELLKSRIDHIPVDLRKVGLWSKYTPLFALASRRATCPDPTCQILHNSAWGTGASLFVHEHLTDATHDRLAELLGPAPLWILPHLRRIELARTVVRWHDTDHRYRALPQNALDAAARIDTPVLLLAGSENGLWLDSQKLCRDVLARRQPQLDVTYTEIPGYGHLDTFLGRGAALDVFGHILDFLGERR comes from the coding sequence ATGATCTTCAGAACGACGAACCCCAGGACCGCCGGGCCGGCCCTGCGCAGGGTGAGGACCACCACGCCCCTGCGCCCCCTGCGCCACCGCCTGGATCCGGCGACGGTCGAGGAGATCCCCTTCCACACGACCGACGGCGTACGCCTCGGCCTGACCCGCATCGACACCGGCGACCGCGCCCCCGCCCGCGACCGCCCGGCCGTCCTGCTCCTGCACGGACACACGGCCTCGGCCGACATGTTCCTGCTGCCCGAGACCCGCAACCTGGTCGACGTCCTCCTGGACGAGGGCTACGAGCCCTGGCTGCTCGACTGGCGAGGCAGTTGCCGGCTGCCGTACAACGAGACGGGCCGCCGCTACACCTACGACGACGTCGCCCTCTACGACATCCCCGAGGCCGTCCGCCACATCCGCACCCGCATCGGCGACCGCCCCTTGTCCGTCGTCGCCCACTGCATCGGTTCCCTCGCCCTCTCGATGAGCATGACGGCAGGCCTGGTGCCAGGCCTGGCCGGTGTGGTGTCCCAGGGCGTCTTCCTCACCCCGAAGCTCGCGGGCCGCACCTCCCTGCGCATGACCTTGGCGGGCGAACTCCTCAAGTCCCGTATCGACCACATCCCCGTCGACCTCCGCAAGGTCGGCCTGTGGTCGAAGTACACCCCGCTGTTCGCCCTGGCCTCCCGCAGGGCGACCTGCCCGGACCCCACCTGCCAGATCCTGCACAACTCGGCCTGGGGGACCGGCGCCTCCCTCTTCGTCCACGAGCACCTGACCGACGCCACCCACGACCGACTCGCCGAACTGCTCGGCCCCGCCCCGCTGTGGATCCTGCCGCACCTGCGCCGCATCGAACTGGCCCGCACCGTGGTCCGCTGGCACGACACCGACCACCGCTACCGGGCCCTCCCGCAGAACGCCCTGGACGCGGCGGCCCGTATCGACACCCCGGTCCTGCTCCTCGCGGGCAGCGAGAACGGCCTGTGGCTCGACTCCCAGAAGCTCTGCCGTGACGTCCTCGCCCGTCGCCAACCACAACTGGACGTCACGTACACCGAGATCCCCGGCTACGGCCACCTGGACACGTTCCTCGGCAGGGGAGCAGCCCTCGACGTCTTCGGGCACATCCTCGATTTCCTGGGCGAACGCCGGTGA
- a CDS encoding ArsR/SmtB family transcription factor gives MGSVHAFDVLGDPVRRRILELLAAGEQASGDISAVIQDEFGISQPAVSQHLRVLRESGFASVRAEGTRRLYAVDAAPLREVDAWLERFRGFWEQRLDALGTELARGKRDRRLRKEVSGDE, from the coding sequence GTGGGTTCCGTGCACGCTTTCGATGTGCTGGGTGATCCGGTCAGGCGCCGGATATTGGAACTGCTCGCGGCAGGCGAGCAGGCATCGGGCGACATCAGTGCCGTGATCCAGGACGAGTTCGGGATCTCCCAGCCGGCTGTCTCGCAGCACCTCCGGGTGCTGCGCGAGAGCGGTTTCGCGTCCGTGCGGGCGGAGGGCACGCGACGGCTGTACGCCGTCGACGCCGCGCCGCTGCGCGAGGTGGACGCATGGCTGGAGAGATTCCGCGGTTTCTGGGAGCAGCGGCTCGACGCCCTCGGAACGGAACTCGCGCGAGGCAAGCGCGACCGCAGACTGAGAAAGGAAGTGAGCGGGGATGAGTGA
- a CDS encoding class I SAM-dependent methyltransferase has translation MTETPALKATEFWEARYRDGGRLWSGRPNSLLVREASGLEPGSALELGCGEGADAVWLASRGWQVTGVDISHTALERAALHATEAGVSDRTVWERHVLGESFPQGSFDLVNAQYLQSPIALDQQRILRQAADAVAPGGTLLIVMHAGWPSWQSQPPFEAQFPTLQSVLDELALPKTAWSVETLEVVRRASLSPDGEKGFRDDNVWRMRRGEA, from the coding sequence ATGACCGAGACCCCTGCCCTGAAGGCCACCGAGTTCTGGGAGGCCCGGTACCGCGACGGCGGCCGGTTGTGGAGCGGCCGCCCCAACTCCCTGCTGGTACGCGAGGCTTCGGGCCTCGAACCGGGCAGCGCGCTCGAGCTCGGATGCGGAGAAGGGGCCGACGCGGTGTGGCTGGCATCGCGCGGCTGGCAGGTCACCGGCGTCGACATCTCGCACACGGCTCTGGAACGCGCCGCCTTGCACGCCACCGAGGCCGGCGTGAGCGACCGTACGGTCTGGGAACGTCACGTGCTGGGAGAGTCGTTCCCGCAGGGCTCCTTCGACCTGGTGAACGCGCAGTATCTGCAGTCGCCGATCGCACTGGACCAGCAGCGGATTCTGCGCCAGGCCGCAGACGCGGTCGCGCCGGGCGGCACCCTGCTGATCGTCATGCACGCCGGCTGGCCGTCCTGGCAGAGCCAGCCACCCTTCGAGGCGCAGTTCCCGACGCTGCAGAGCGTGCTCGACGAACTCGCGCTGCCGAAGACCGCCTGGAGCGTGGAGACGCTGGAGGTGGTGCGCAGGGCGAGCCTGTCACCGGACGGGGAGAAGGGCTTCCGGGACGACAACGTGTGGCGCATGCGACGCGGCGAAGCCTGA
- a CDS encoding glycerol-3-phosphate dehydrogenase/oxidase, whose amino-acid sequence MNPTTPPPVPGSSLSAARRSRELAETVGGPVVDVLVVGLGATGAGAALDAAARGLTVVAVDAHDLAFGTSRFSSKLIHGGLRYLASGQLDVAHESAVERGVLMERTAPHLVRAQPFVLPLTPLVSRGQSALAWAGFRAGDTLRLAARTARATLPAPRRLSPVETRHLAPALRTQGLRGGLLSWDGRLTDDARLVTAIARTAAARGARILTRVRALQLTASGARIRDELTGEEGEIRARVVINASGVWAGGLVDGIRIRPSRGTHLVLRADHLGPLPAGLHVPVPGESNRFVLVLPQGDGRVYVGLTDEPVDGDIPDVPEVPEPDIGFLLDVLGSVLDIPVQRDDVVGAFAGLRPLLDTTPGEHSGAAPRTADISRRHAVLTSPDGVITVVGGKLTTYRRMAEDAVDAAVATGRLSAGPSPTASLPLVGAASPDSLGSLRAPRRLVQRYGTEAPAVQALGAHDPRLAEPVLPGHPVTAAELLWAVRHEGALDEADLLDRRTRIGLVPADRTAALDAVREVLGEAWAQQM is encoded by the coding sequence TCCTGGTCGTCGGGCTGGGCGCGACCGGCGCCGGGGCCGCCCTGGACGCCGCCGCCCGCGGGCTGACGGTCGTTGCCGTCGACGCACACGACCTGGCCTTCGGCACGTCCCGCTTCAGCAGCAAGCTCATCCACGGCGGGCTGCGCTATCTCGCTTCGGGGCAGCTCGACGTGGCTCACGAGAGCGCGGTCGAACGCGGGGTGCTGATGGAGCGCACGGCACCGCATCTGGTGCGGGCCCAGCCCTTCGTCCTGCCGCTCACCCCGCTGGTCTCCCGCGGCCAGTCCGCCCTGGCCTGGGCCGGATTCCGGGCCGGCGACACCCTGCGCCTGGCGGCCCGCACGGCCCGCGCCACCCTGCCGGCCCCGCGCCGGCTCTCCCCGGTGGAGACCCGCCACCTGGCCCCCGCCCTGCGCACCCAGGGCCTGCGCGGCGGTCTGCTGTCATGGGACGGCCGGCTCACCGACGACGCCCGCCTGGTGACCGCGATCGCCCGCACCGCCGCCGCTCGCGGTGCGCGGATCCTCACCCGGGTCAGGGCCCTGCAACTCACCGCGTCCGGCGCCCGGATACGCGACGAACTCACCGGCGAGGAGGGCGAGATCAGGGCCCGCGTCGTGATCAACGCCTCCGGCGTCTGGGCGGGCGGCCTGGTGGACGGCATCCGGATCCGCCCCTCACGCGGCACCCATCTCGTCCTGCGCGCAGACCATCTCGGCCCCCTGCCCGCGGGGCTCCACGTCCCCGTCCCCGGGGAGAGCAACCGCTTCGTCCTCGTCCTGCCCCAGGGCGACGGCCGGGTCTACGTCGGGCTCACCGACGAGCCCGTCGACGGCGACATCCCCGACGTTCCCGAGGTACCGGAGCCGGACATCGGCTTCCTCCTCGACGTCCTCGGCTCCGTTCTCGACATCCCGGTCCAACGCGACGACGTCGTGGGGGCGTTCGCCGGACTGCGCCCCCTGCTCGACACCACCCCGGGCGAGCACTCCGGCGCGGCTCCTCGGACCGCCGACATCTCCCGCCGGCATGCGGTGCTCACCTCGCCGGACGGCGTGATCACCGTGGTCGGCGGCAAGCTCACCACCTATCGCCGCATGGCCGAGGACGCCGTCGACGCCGCCGTCGCCACCGGCCGGCTCTCCGCCGGCCCCTCCCCCACCGCCTCCCTCCCGCTCGTCGGCGCCGCATCACCCGACAGTCTCGGCTCCCTCCGGGCACCGCGCCGCCTCGTCCAGCGCTACGGCACCGAGGCACCGGCCGTCCAGGCGCTCGGCGCGCACGATCCCCGGCTGGCCGAACCAGTGCTGCCGGGACACCCGGTCACCGCCGCCGAACTGCTGTGGGCCGTACGCCACGAAGGCGCCCTGGACGAGGCCGACCTGCTCGACCGACGCACCCGCATCGGGCTGGTACCGGCCGACCGGACGGCGGCGCTGGATGCCGTACGGGAGGTACTGGGAGAGGCGTGGGCTCAGCAGATGTGA